Proteins found in one Clostridium kluyveri DSM 555 genomic segment:
- a CDS encoding DUF6674 family protein, with protein sequence MAKTKTTAEPILENEHVKELLAILRENNSPSTKDFLAVLHHVGAMEKQLDAAVKELAAMRQELRTAQEQNHPVKTALQKAVIVMQGQVLDLRDKLAELKQSVIDGCKNAVTAFKETGISALDNVARFFKVRPTLEAMRDMLTKDIQYDDKAIAKIEAISTEYHQAGRHLKNMGRVMLGREAAQEVKQPGKLAAVISAPFRAERSHFSSIKSHIEKSLNTLARLEERAAEKKPSIREALATHNEKIAQAQKDAPTTERPRPVNAER encoded by the coding sequence ATGGCAAAAACGAAAACTACCGCCGAGCCGATTTTGGAAAATGAACACGTTAAGGAGCTTTTGGCGATATTGCGGGAAAACAATTCCCCGTCCACAAAGGATTTTCTTGCGGTTCTGCATCATGTCGGAGCAATGGAAAAACAGCTTGACGCCGCTGTAAAGGAGCTTGCCGCCATGCGGCAGGAACTCCGAACAGCACAGGAACAGAACCACCCGGTTAAGACCGCTTTGCAAAAGGCGGTCATTGTTATGCAGGGGCAGGTATTGGACTTGCGGGATAAATTGGCGGAGCTAAAGCAAAGCGTCATAGACGGTTGTAAGAACGCCGTTACCGCTTTTAAGGAAACCGGCATTTCCGCGCTGGATAACGTAGCCCGGTTCTTCAAGGTGCGCCCCACTTTAGAAGCCATGCGGGATATGCTCACAAAGGATATTCAGTACGACGATAAGGCTATTGCCAAAATCGAAGCCATCAGCACCGAATACCATCAAGCCGGGCGGCATTTGAAAAACATGGGTCGGGTCATGCTTGGCAGAGAAGCGGCACAGGAAGTAAAACAGCCCGGCAAGCTGGCGGCGGTCATATCCGCTCCATTCCGTGCGGAGCGTTCCCATTTTTCCAGTATAAAAAGCCATATAGAAAAATCTTTGAATACGCTGGCACGGTTGGAAGAACGGGCGGCAGAGAAAAAGCCCTCTATCCGGGAAGCTCTTGCTACTCACAATGAAAAAATCGCGCAGGCACAAAAGGACGCTCCCACCACAGAACGCCCCCGCCCTGTCAATGCAGAGAGGTAA
- a CDS encoding antirestriction protein ArdA codes for MLEAFVTNLGRYNEGYLDGEPLKLPATTEEVQALLKRIHVDGVRYEEIFITNYETDIPGLRDCLGEYESIDELNFLASLLDDMEEWELEKFSAAVDFGEYNSVPALINLTQNLDCFEFYAGVENEEDLGRYYVEEMCTLEIPEHLENNIDYEAYGRDMNLDDDGRFTDGGYVVRTGDSFTEYYSGRDDLPEEYRIFAYPEPEKSIKKTLESYGKMINETVTAARERPHPANAER; via the coding sequence ATGCTTGAAGCCTTTGTTACCAATCTTGGACGGTATAACGAGGGATATTTGGACGGGGAGCCTTTAAAGCTCCCTGCCACCACCGAGGAAGTGCAGGCTCTTTTGAAGCGTATCCATGTGGACGGTGTGCGGTATGAGGAAATTTTCATTACTAATTATGAAACCGACATTCCCGGTCTGCGTGACTGCTTAGGAGAATATGAAAGCATTGATGAGTTGAACTTCTTGGCTTCCCTGCTGGACGATATGGAGGAATGGGAGTTAGAAAAGTTTTCTGCCGCCGTGGACTTCGGGGAGTACAACAGTGTACCCGCCCTAATTAACCTTACGCAAAATCTGGATTGTTTTGAGTTTTACGCCGGGGTTGAGAATGAGGAAGATTTAGGCCGCTACTATGTTGAGGAAATGTGTACGCTGGAAATCCCGGAGCATTTGGAAAACAATATTGATTATGAAGCCTATGGGCGGGATATGAACTTGGACGACGACGGGCGTTTTACCGATGGCGGCTATGTGGTACGGACAGGCGACAGCTTCACTGAGTATTACAGCGGCAGGGACGATTTACCGGAGGAATACCGAATTTTTGCTTATCCCGAACCGGAAAAATCCATCAAGAAAACGCTGGAAAGCTACGGGAAGATGATAAACGAAACCGTCACCGCCGCCCGTGAGCGCCCCCACCCCGCCAATGCGGAACGATAA
- a CDS encoding ParB/RepB/Spo0J family partition protein: MAKNEPNKPDEVKTAPAQEAAAEEKSTPKPMPEIGGKAPAPEKTAEETAALPHEDGAALHESDKDRPKVPTPIDIPAPGDVVVSFDKINEIVSGKQAAVKEAEQTAPEKKDMEKSAHTEKKAEPEKPGMDKGKENEPKTANSKPKSRSQKTTEKADKKPTRPAKQEKAPKAVKPEKPDKPKQAAEIGGGASDSPQATEQAQQETPSPAPELPSEPREAPRPGEQEQIVYLNLSELFAFKDHPFQVRNDEEMAAMVESVKDKGVTQPAIVRPREDGGYEIVSGHRRQKASELAGFADMPCIIRNMTDEQAITQMVEDNTNQRENILPSERAKALQMQLEAIKRQGARTGNGQRSNEVVAERNKMTVKQVQRYIKLNELVPDLIKMVDEKKIAFTPAVELAFIKPKNQRYIAIAIEGQQSAPSLSQAQRMRDLDQKKLLNPDVIDGIMLEEKKEADKVIISSQELSQYFGKEKTPREMKDTIMKLLEENKAKLKEVSAPQKKAEQEK, translated from the coding sequence ATGGCAAAAAATGAGCCAAACAAACCGGACGAAGTAAAAACCGCCCCGGCACAGGAAGCCGCAGCAGAAGAAAAAAGCACTCCCAAACCCATGCCGGAGATTGGCGGCAAAGCTCCTGCCCCGGAAAAGACTGCCGAAGAAACAGCGGCACTTCCCCATGAGGACGGAGCCGCCCTGCATGAATCTGATAAGGACAGGCCGAAAGTACCTACCCCCATTGACATTCCCGCCCCCGGTGATGTGGTGGTTTCCTTTGACAAAATCAATGAGATTGTTTCCGGGAAACAGGCGGCGGTAAAGGAAGCGGAGCAGACCGCCCCCGAAAAAAAGGACATGGAAAAATCAGCACACACCGAAAAAAAGGCAGAGCCAGAGAAACCCGGTATGGATAAGGGAAAGGAAAACGAGCCGAAAACGGCTAACAGCAAGCCCAAATCTCGCTCACAAAAAACCACTGAAAAAGCGGACAAAAAGCCTACTCGCCCTGCCAAACAGGAAAAAGCCCCAAAGGCTGTAAAACCGGAAAAGCCGGATAAACCGAAACAAGCCGCAGAAATTGGCGGCGGGGCTTCTGATTCCCCGCAAGCTACGGAACAGGCACAGCAGGAAACGCCGTCCCCTGCCCCGGAACTGCCGTCCGAACCGAGGGAAGCACCCCGCCCCGGCGAACAGGAACAGATTGTTTATCTCAATCTTTCCGAGCTTTTCGCTTTCAAAGATCACCCGTTTCAGGTTCGTAATGATGAAGAAATGGCGGCTATGGTGGAAAGCGTTAAGGACAAGGGCGTTACCCAGCCTGCCATTGTGCGCCCCCGTGAAGATGGCGGCTATGAAATCGTATCAGGCCACCGCCGCCAGAAGGCCAGCGAATTAGCCGGATTTGCGGATATGCCTTGTATTATCCGCAACATGACGGACGAACAGGCCATCACGCAGATGGTAGAGGACAACACCAACCAGCGTGAAAATATCCTGCCCAGTGAACGGGCCAAAGCCCTGCAAATGCAGTTGGAAGCCATCAAGCGGCAGGGCGCGCGAACCGGCAACGGGCAACGCTCCAATGAGGTTGTAGCAGAGCGCAACAAAATGACGGTCAAGCAGGTTCAGCGGTATATTAAGCTCAATGAGTTGGTTCCCGACCTTATAAAAATGGTGGACGAAAAGAAAATCGCGTTCACTCCCGCCGTGGAGCTTGCGTTCATCAAGCCCAAAAATCAGCGGTATATCGCTATCGCCATTGAGGGCCAGCAGTCGGCTCCCTCACTCTCACAGGCACAGCGTATGCGTGACCTTGACCAAAAGAAGTTGTTAAACCCCGATGTGATTGACGGAATCATGTTAGAAGAAAAAAAGGAGGCAGACAAAGTGATTATTTCAAGTCAGGAATTAAGCCAGTATTTCGGCAAGGAGAAAACACCTCGCGAAATGAAGGATACCATTATGAAACTGCTGGAGGAAAACAAGGCGAAGCTGAAAGAGGTTTCGGCTCCTCAAAAGAAAGCCGAACAGGAAAAATAA